From one Natronorubrum sediminis genomic stretch:
- a CDS encoding ABC transporter ATP-binding protein, with translation MPVIKTSGLTKTYGELTAVDTLDLSVEYGEVFGFLGPNGAGKSTTINMLLDFARPTAGTATVLGYDTQAEADAISPRVGVLPEGFDIYPRLSGRRHLEFAIETKAADDDPDRILERVGLSGDDASRPAGGYSKGMRQRLATGMALVGDPDLLIMDEPTSGLDPHGIREMQALVRSEAERGTTVFFSSHILEHVEAVCDRIGVLNEGRLVAVDTIDGLRESIGGGATMELTLSDPVDDLSDVACSVSGISEVSATEHSLECTITDPTAKATVITELDAAGATIRDVQIEDVSLETLFTALTNGDEAGDASESPASAVATESEVAR, from the coding sequence ATGCCTGTGATTAAAACGTCGGGACTCACGAAAACGTACGGTGAGTTAACCGCCGTCGACACCCTCGATTTGAGCGTCGAGTACGGAGAGGTCTTCGGGTTTTTGGGGCCAAACGGGGCCGGTAAATCCACGACCATCAATATGTTGCTCGATTTCGCTCGACCGACGGCGGGGACGGCGACGGTACTGGGCTACGACACACAAGCGGAAGCCGACGCGATCAGTCCCCGCGTCGGGGTCCTTCCGGAAGGATTCGACATCTATCCGCGCCTCTCGGGTCGTCGTCACCTCGAGTTCGCGATCGAAACCAAAGCCGCCGACGACGACCCCGACAGGATCCTCGAGCGCGTCGGGTTGTCTGGCGACGACGCGAGTAGACCGGCTGGTGGCTACTCCAAGGGAATGCGTCAACGGCTCGCGACGGGCATGGCCCTCGTCGGCGATCCCGATTTGTTGATCATGGACGAACCCACGTCCGGGCTCGACCCACACGGGATCCGCGAGATGCAAGCTCTCGTCCGTTCGGAAGCCGAACGCGGAACGACCGTCTTCTTCTCGAGTCACATTCTCGAACACGTCGAGGCGGTCTGCGATCGAATCGGCGTCTTGAACGAGGGGCGACTGGTCGCCGTCGACACGATCGACGGTCTTCGCGAATCCATCGGCGGCGGCGCGACGATGGAACTGACGCTTTCCGACCCTGTCGACGACCTCTCCGACGTCGCTTGTTCGGTTTCCGGGATTAGCGAGGTCAGTGCAACCGAACACAGCCTCGAGTGTACCATCACCGACCCGACGGCGAAAGCGACCGTCATCACGGAACTCGACGCCGCGGGCGCGACGATACGCGACGTACAGATCGAGGACGTCTCGCTCGAGACGCTATTCACCGCGTTGACGAACGGCGACGAAGCCGGAGACGCGTCTGAATCACCGGCAAGTGCCGTCGCGACCGAATCCGAGGTGGCGAGATGA